DNA sequence from the Vanrija pseudolonga chromosome 7, complete sequence genome:
CGTGCTGGGGGAATTAATTTCGACTCCTACAGCTCCTATTGTTGATTCTCCTCTGCATTTCTCTTCTCTTCACCCACTCCAGCAAGCATGTGCCGCTTCGTGAGCTACGACGAGACCCGGAAGGCCACAGCTGACACCGACCCCAGATCGTGTAcaagggcgccgagccgatACAGCTCTCCCACCTCGTCACGCGCCCCCGGCACAGTATCACGAACCAGGCGTTCGAGTCCAAGCTGCGTTTGCCCAGCAGCCGGCCAATGAATGTGAGCTGGAATGTCCCTCGAACCGCAGCTGATACCCCAGGCGGACGGCTTCGGTATAGGGTGGTACGACCCGGTGCTGAGCGAGCCGACGGTGCACGCgtccggcgcggccgcgcacTCGCACCCGCACGCCACAGGCGtcgagtcgacgccgtcgtcgcgcccaatatcgccgccgctccagcTGCCCATCGTGCCAGAAggttcctcggcggcgggcccgTCCACGCTGCGGaccggcacgccgcccgcgctcAGCCCGGGCGGGGCCGTGCTCCCCGACCCTGTAGAGGTCGCGGCGCAGGTCGCGGACGAGGCACGGTCCGCGGAAgtcgcggcgctgcgtgagcgcgagcgggagATTGAGAGCGAGCGGCCGTGCGTCTTCAAGTCGATCTCACCGGTGAGTAGTGAAGGGGCGGGGAAGCGGTGGCACGACTGACGGTCTCAGGCTTGGAGTAATGCCAACCTTACGCGTCTGGCCGAGAAGATTCGTAGCCCGCTTGTGTTTGCCCATGTGCGCGCCTCGACCATGAGCGGAGCTCGTGAGTTGAGCAACCGCGACATCAACTGACAtgcagcgagcgaggacaACTGCCACCCCTGGGTGTTTGACCGCCTCATGTGGATGCACAACGGCGAGATCAACGCGTTCCCCAAGATCAAGCGTGCGCTGCAGGCGTCGCTGTCAGAGGAGCTCTTCCTCTACCCATCTGGGTACACTGACTCGGAGTGGGCATTCATGGTCTTCCTCTCCATGGTGGGTGCTTGTGCCCCTGACGTGCGCTTACCCGCCAGCTCAAAGACCCCCACGCGCGCAGCTTCACGCACCGCGAGCTGTCCGACGCGATGATGAAGACGATCAAGTTCATCAACCAGCTGTCCAAAGAGGCGGGCATCACAGGCCCGAGCCTGATGAACTTTGTCGTGTCGGACGGGCACACGGTCGTGGCGACGCGCTACATCTCGAGCCGCACGTCCGAGGCCTCGTccctcttcttctcgtcgggCACCTCGTTTGACGAGtacgagcccgccgccgggctgTACCGCATgaccaaggccgacaagcgcgagcgcatcATCATGatcgcgagcgagccgctCACGTTTGAGCGGGCAGACTGGGTCGAAGTCAAGACCAACATGATGGTTGTCATCACTCCCAAGGTAGGTGCCACATCATGGTTGGATATACCTAACCCCCAGATGAACCTCCTCCAGATCCCCATCATTGACGACTACTGGGTCGCACCGCAGGACCCAGCGAgccactcgcgctcgcccgacTTTGCCATCAAGCTTGGCTTCGGACACGGGTTCGCgtacgacgcggcgctcgtcgcaTAGCATAGTTTAGTTGCATCTGCCAATCATTGTATCCTGCGCTATGTTGCATCACACATCCCACCATGACATATGCGTGTACGCTACTCTTCCTCACTCCACTGCGCGTCGCGATCCGTAAGCGGGACGTACTGGgccggcgtcagcgagcccCTCGTGCGACGAAAGCAACACACCATGACCCCGAACAGTTTCGTGCGCGTcacggcgccgtgctcgtccttgtcCACCTGCCAGATGTCTACGTGGGTCAGTACGCCGCCCAAGCAGgcagcccactcaccctggtgtccgacgccgacggggaTGAACATGCGCCCCGGGgacgcgagctgcgcgacgagcgcctcaGGAATGGCAggcgcggcagcgccgacatgGATCGCAGCGTAGGGTGCTGCGTGGCGTCAGTCGGCTCACGGAGGG
Encoded proteins:
- the DUG3 gene encoding putative glutamine amidotransferase DUG3 — protein: MCRFIVYKGAEPIQLSHLVTRPRHSITNQAFESKLRLPSSRPMNADGFGIGWYDPVLSEPTVHASGAAAHSHPHATGVESTPSSRPISPPLQLPIVPEGSSAAGPSTLRTGTPPALSPGGAVLPDPVEVAAQVADEARSAEVAALREREREIESERPCVFKSISPAWSNANLTRLAEKIRSPLVFAHVRASTMSGAPSEDNCHPWVFDRLMWMHNGEINAFPKIKRALQASLSEELFLYPSGYTDSEWAFMVFLSMLKDPHARSFTHRELSDAMMKTIKFINQLSKEAGITGPSLMNFVVSDGHTVVATRYISSRTSEASSLFFSSGTSFDEYEPAAGLYRMTKADKRERIIMIASEPLTFERADWVEVKTNMMVVITPKMNLLQIPIIDDYWVAPQDPASHSRSPDFAIKLGFGHGFAYDAALVA